A single region of the Gossypium arboreum isolate Shixiya-1 chromosome 12, ASM2569848v2, whole genome shotgun sequence genome encodes:
- the LOC108478298 gene encoding uncharacterized protein LOC108478298 isoform X2 — protein MDMLRTVAGSEIMEQEVKGKGSEERWTGAIANLTEMASNLDSLQKLLLKKAVFVDEDTFAKASLTSEQARTIKVLEQRVETLEREVDAAITAAARARSEKRQAEAAQKAAELRAQEVTKELENTTKVFELHMEELRAKQEEISKRDKEIKLLEAIIQTLGGFNIC, from the exons ATGGATATGTTGAGAACAGTTGCAGGATCAGAAATAATGGAGCAGGAGGTGAAGGGCAAAGGAAGCGAAGAGCGATGGACAGGAGCCATAGCAAATCTCACCGAGATGGCTTCAAATCTTGATTCTCTGCAGAAATTACTTCTCAAAAAAGCTGTTTTCGTCGACGAAGATACCTTCGCCAAGGCCTCACTTACCTCGGAACAAGCCCGAACCATCaag GTCCTTGAACAAAGGGTGGAGACGCTTGAAAGAGAGGTAGATGCTGCAATCACAGCAGCAGCGCGTGCTCGTTCCGAGAAGCGACAGGCTGAGGCTGCCCAAAAGGCCGCCGAATTGCGTGCCCAAGAGGTTACAAAGGAGCTCGAGAACACCACAA AAGTATTTGAACTTCACATGGAAGAGTTGCGAGCAAAGCAAGAAGAGATCTCTAAGCGTGACAAGGAAATTAAACTACTTGAAGCAATAATTCAAACACTTGGCG GATTCAACATTTGTTAA
- the LOC108478298 gene encoding uncharacterized protein LOC108478298 isoform X1 gives MDMLRTVAGSEIMEQEVKGKGSEERWTGAIANLTEMASNLDSLQKLLLKKAVFVDEDTFAKASLTSEQARTIKVLEQRVETLEREVDAAITAAARARSEKRQAEAAQKAAELRAQEVTKELENTTKVFELHMEELRAKQEEISKRDKEIKLLEAIIQTLGGKDSRSSNLE, from the exons ATGGATATGTTGAGAACAGTTGCAGGATCAGAAATAATGGAGCAGGAGGTGAAGGGCAAAGGAAGCGAAGAGCGATGGACAGGAGCCATAGCAAATCTCACCGAGATGGCTTCAAATCTTGATTCTCTGCAGAAATTACTTCTCAAAAAAGCTGTTTTCGTCGACGAAGATACCTTCGCCAAGGCCTCACTTACCTCGGAACAAGCCCGAACCATCaag GTCCTTGAACAAAGGGTGGAGACGCTTGAAAGAGAGGTAGATGCTGCAATCACAGCAGCAGCGCGTGCTCGTTCCGAGAAGCGACAGGCTGAGGCTGCCCAAAAGGCCGCCGAATTGCGTGCCCAAGAGGTTACAAAGGAGCTCGAGAACACCACAA AAGTATTTGAACTTCACATGGAAGAGTTGCGAGCAAAGCAAGAAGAGATCTCTAAGCGTGACAAGGAAATTAAACTACTTGAAGCAATAATTCAAACACTTGGCGGTAAGGATTCTCGCTCTTCCAACCTTGAAtga
- the LOC108480004 gene encoding U4/U6 small nuclear ribonucleoprotein PRP4-like protein → MEVDDDKSPSTSAAVPDGETPVPTANSTPVQPPAVPPAVVPPTIAPLPAVVPPIAPIPAVRPPVFKPPVPQNGEVKAVDSDSDHEDDGRATAGEYEISEESRLVRERQEKAMQELLMKRRAAALAVPTNDMAVRTRLRRLGEPITLFGEREMERRERLRMIMAKLDSEGQLEKLMKAHEEEEAAISAKAEDIEEDIEYPFYTEGPKELLDARIDIAKYSIVKAAARLQRARRKRDDPDEDMDAEIDWALRQAGNLVLDCSEIGDDRPLSGCSFSRDGKLLATCSLSGVAKLWSMPRVSKVSALKGHTERATDVTFSPVHDLLATASADRTAKLWSSDGSLLKTFGGHLDRLARIAFHPSGKYLGTTSFDKTWRLWDIDTGMELLLQEGHSRSVYGIAFHQDGSLVASCGLDALARVWDLRTGRSILAFEGHVKPVLGASFSPNGYHLATGGEDNTCRIWDLRKKKSLYIIPAHSNLISQVKFEPQEGYYLVTSSYDMTAKVWSGRDFKPVKSLPGHEAKVTASDISADGRYIVTVSHDRTIKLWTAGNIEQENDMDWTEG, encoded by the exons ATGGAAGTTGATGATGACAAAAGTCCATCAACTTCAGCTGCAGTTCCGGATGGCGAAACCCCGGTGCCTACAGCTAATAGCACACCGGTTCAGCCTCCAGCGGTCCCACCTGCAGTTGTACCACCAACTATTGCTCCACTACCAGCAGTTGTGCCACCTATTGCTCCAATACCTGCAGTTCGCCCTCCCGTCTTTAAACCACCTGTGCCTCAAAATGGTGAGGTGAAAGCTGTTGATTCAGACTCTGACCATGAGGATGATGGGCGAGCTACAGCTGGTGAATATGAGATCTCAGAAGAGAGCAGACTGGTTCGAGAGCGACAAGAAAAGGCAATGCAAGAACTTTTGATGAAACGCCGTGCTGCTGCACTGGCAGTTCCTACTAATGACATGGCTGTTCGGACTCGACTTCGCCGACTTGGTGAACCCATAACACTTTTTGGAGAAAGAGAGATGGAAAGACGGGAAAGGCTGCGAATGATTATGGCAAAGCTGGATTCTGAGGGGCAACTGGAGAAATTGATGAAAGCTCACGAGGAGGAAGAGGCTGCAATTTCTGCTAAGGCAGAGGACATTGAGGAAGACATCGAATATCCCTTTTATACTGAGGGTCCAAAAGAGCTTCTGGATGCTAGAATTGATATTGCAAAGTACTCTATTGTAAAGGCAGCTGCACGTCTTCAGCGTGCACGGAGAAAAAGGGATGATCCAGATGAAGATATGGATGCTGAAATTGATTGGGCTCTAAGGCAGGCAGGGAATTTGGTTCTTGATTGCAGTGAAATTGGTGATGATAGACCGCTTTCGGGTTGTTCTTTCTCACGTGATGGAAAACTTCTTGCCACCTG CTCTTTGAGTGGAGTTGCTAAGTTGTGGTCAATGCCTAGGGTAAGCAAGGTTTCTGCCTTAAAGGGCCACACAGAACGTGCAACTGATGTTACTTTTTCTCCGGTGCATGATCTTTTAGCAACTGCTTCTGCTGACCGAACTGCAAAGTTGTGGAGCTCTGATGGATCTCTCCTGAAAACATTTGGGGGCCATTTGGATCGCCTTGCACGTATTGCCTTCCATCCTTCAGGGAAGTATCTTGGTACAACAAGCTTTGATAAAACATGGAGATTGTGGGACATAGACACTGGCATGGAGTTGCTTCTCCAAGAAGGTCATAGCAGGAGCGTCTATGGAATTGCCTTCCACCAAGATGGATCTTTAGTAGCATCCTGTGGACTTGATGCACTCGCTCGTGTTTGGGATCTCCGCACTGGGAGAAGTATTCTGGCTTTTGAAGGCCATGTGAAGCCG GTTCTTGGTGCTAGTTTTTCACCCAATGGCTATCATCTAGCCACAGGTGGTGAAGATAACACATGTCGTATATGGGATTTGAGGAAGAAAAAGTCCCTGTATATCATACCAGCCCACTCAAATCTTATATCACAAGTGAAGTTTGAGCCTCAAGAGGGATATTACTTGGTCACTTCTTCTTATGACATGACTGCGAAG GTTTGGTCTGGAAGAGATTTTAAGCCTGTCAAAAGCTTACCGGGTCATGAAGCTAAAGTCACTGCTTCAGATATTAGTGCAG ATGGGCGATATATTGTGACAGTCTCTCACGATCGAACTATAAAGCTATGGACTGCTGGTAACATTGAACAGGAAAATGATATGGATTGGACTGAGGGTTGA